ATCGTCGGCTACGGCGCCGCCGGCAAGAGCGTGACGCTGCTCAACTACTGCGGCATCCGGACCGACTTCCTCGACTACCTGGTCGACCGCAACCCCGCCAAGCAGGGCACCTGGCTCGCGGGCGTGCGCATACCCATCCTCGCGCCCGAGACGATCGCGCAGACGCGCCCCGACTACGTGCTGATCCTGCCCTGGAACCTTCGCGACGAGGTGATCCGCTACACCGCGGGAATCCGCGAGTGGGGCGGCCGCTGGATCGTGCCGATTCCGAGGCTCGAGATCGTGGACGGAGCCCCGCGATGAAGAACGCCCGGGACGTCGTCGACGCCGACCTCGCCGGACTGCGAGCGGCGCTCTCGGGCGAGCTCGCCCGGCTCGCCGGAAAGCACGTGCTGATCGTCGGGGGCGCCGGCTTTCTCGGCTACTACCTGGTCCAGACGCTGACCTCTGCGAACCGCCTCGGAGCGGTGCAGCCGAAGATCCGCGTGACGGTCTGGGACAGCTACGCGCGAGGACTTCCAGCCTGGCTCGCGGCGCTCGAGGGCGAGCCCCAGCTCTCGCTCGAGCAGCGAAGCGTGACCGACCCGATCGGGCCCGATGCCGGCGATTTCGACTACGTCGTGCACGCGGCCTCGATCGCGTCGCCGACCTACTACAAGCGCCACCCGATCGAGACGATGGACGCGAACGTGAACGGCCTGCGCAATCTGCTCGAGTACGCGCGCAGGCAGGCGGACCGAGCCCGGCCGCTCTCGGGGTTCCTGTTCTTCTCGTCGAGCGAGATCTACGGCGACCCGCCCGCCGACGCGATCCCCACGCCCGAGACCTACCGGGGCAACGTCTCGTGCACGGGACCGCGCGCCTGCTACGACGAATCGAAGCGTTTCGGCGAGACCCTGTGCGTGAACTTCGCGCAGGTGCACGGCGTGCCGGTGACGATGGCCCGGCCGTTCAACAACATCGGACCCGGGCTCAAGATCAGCGACCGCCGCGTGCTTCCCGACTTCGCGCGGGACGTGCTCGCGGGCCGACCGATCGAGATGCTCTCGGACGGCGGGCCGCGCCGGACCTACTGCTACGTGGGCGACGCGATCGCCGGCTATTACAAGATCCTGGTGCGCGGCCGTCCGGGCGAGCCGTACAACGTCGGGCCCGAGTCACCCGAGATCTCCGTGGCCGAGCTCGCCGAACGCGTCGCGCGAACCGCGGCCGAGCTCTTCGGCTATCGGGGAGGAGTGATTCGCGCGCGCTCCACCGACGCGACCTACCTCGCCGACAATCCCGTGCGGCGCTGTCCGACCATCGCCAAGGCGCGCGAGGAACTCGGCTACGCTCCGGCGATCTCGCTCGACGACGCGCTGCGGCGCTCGCTGCTCTGGTACCGCGATCATCCGAGCGCGGGGGACCAGTGATGCGCGTCTCGA
The sequence above is a segment of the Deltaproteobacteria bacterium genome. Coding sequences within it:
- a CDS encoding NAD-dependent epimerase/dehydratase family protein is translated as MKNARDVVDADLAGLRAALSGELARLAGKHVLIVGGAGFLGYYLVQTLTSANRLGAVQPKIRVTVWDSYARGLPAWLAALEGEPQLSLEQRSVTDPIGPDAGDFDYVVHAASIASPTYYKRHPIETMDANVNGLRNLLEYARRQADRARPLSGFLFFSSSEIYGDPPADAIPTPETYRGNVSCTGPRACYDESKRFGETLCVNFAQVHGVPVTMARPFNNIGPGLKISDRRVLPDFARDVLAGRPIEMLSDGGPRRTYCYVGDAIAGYYKILVRGRPGEPYNVGPESPEISVAELAERVARTAAELFGYRGGVIRARSTDATYLADNPVRRCPTIAKAREELGYAPAISLDDALRRSLLWYRDHPSAGDQ